In one window of Desulfitibacter sp. BRH_c19 DNA:
- a CDS encoding diguanylate cyclase yields MDRVLLIAGLSIIALLLIMALIGPYLNSWTYYEQVLQRANESPSSQYWFGTDSLGRDLFTRVWIGLRISFMIGIIASIISVVIGTIYGAIAGYFGGLLDEIMMKLVEILYSIPFLVYVILLLLIMEPGIKTIMVALVVVCWLGTARIVRGEIVRLKEMDFILAAYSIGANYWRIIFYHLIPSAIGPIIVMVTVTIPEIILAEAVLSFLGLGISTPKASLGFLINEGFQSIRSYPYQLFFPAVLLTLSMLGFNMLADGLRRILDPSVNK; encoded by the coding sequence ATGGATAGAGTACTCCTTATCGCAGGATTAAGCATTATAGCATTGTTGCTGATAATGGCACTTATTGGGCCATATCTAAACTCTTGGACTTATTATGAACAGGTTTTACAAAGGGCAAACGAATCACCTAGTTCACAGTATTGGTTTGGAACAGATTCTCTTGGAAGAGATTTGTTTACCAGGGTATGGATTGGGCTACGTATATCATTTATGATAGGGATTATAGCAAGTATTATAAGTGTTGTTATTGGAACTATTTATGGTGCTATAGCGGGTTATTTTGGAGGCCTCCTTGATGAAATAATGATGAAATTGGTGGAGATTCTTTATTCAATACCATTTTTGGTATATGTAATTTTGTTATTACTAATTATGGAACCTGGAATTAAAACAATCATGGTAGCACTAGTGGTTGTGTGTTGGTTAGGTACAGCAAGAATTGTCAGGGGAGAAATTGTACGGCTCAAAGAAATGGACTTTATTTTAGCTGCCTATTCCATTGGCGCTAATTACTGGAGAATTATATTTTATCATCTAATTCCTAGTGCAATAGGTCCTATTATTGTTATGGTTACTGTGACCATACCTGAGATAATTCTTGCAGAAGCTGTATTGAGTTTTTTGGGGTTGGGAATCAGTACTCCCAAAGCAAGCCTAGGTTTTTTAATTAATGAAGGATTTCAAAGTATACGATCTTATCCATATCAATTGTTTTTTCCAGCAGTTCTTTTAACACTTTCTATGCTAGGCTTTAATATGCTTGCTGATGGATTACGCAGAATCTTGGATCCTTCTGTAAATAAATAG